A region from the Sandaracinus amylolyticus genome encodes:
- the rpmI gene encoding 50S ribosomal protein L35: MPKMKTHSGTKKRMWLTGSGHVRRGTAGLSHMMRGKSANRLRRLRKNSLISPTHEKMVKRLLPYGRA; this comes from the coding sequence ATGCCGAAGATGAAGACCCACAGCGGGACGAAGAAGCGCATGTGGTTGACCGGCTCCGGTCACGTGCGCCGCGGCACCGCCGGCCTCAGCCACATGATGCGTGGCAAGAGCGCGAACCGCCTCCGCCGTCTCCGCAAGAACAGCCTCATCTCCCCCACCCACGAGAAGATGGTCAAGCGCCTCCTCCCCTACGGGCGGGCCTGA
- the pheT gene encoding phenylalanine--tRNA ligase subunit beta has protein sequence MKASYQWLRELSGVDASPSEMAERLTRAGVEVETLTAFGEGLDRVVVAEVRGKRPHPSRDKLTLVRVWNGKEEREVVCGAPNVPEPGAKVLLAEVGAKLPNGMEIAAREVAGVSSSGMLCSETELGIGADSDGIVVLERASSGRVGAPVVDALNLRDHVLGISLTPNRPDCLGHLGLAREIAMLFEQPFVLRAPPAPQRLLSVDSAESVSPVVTVLDPSRQHPGETLSLVQPAPGAPINVPIAIRDADRCSRYLGLVLQHVNVRPAPFWMRYRLHVLGQRSIDAVVDVTNWVLFETGHPIHAFDLDTLRGPAIVVRTARDGERFTTLDGIERALSTDDLVIADAEVPVALAGVMGGAASGVRAKTRNVLLEVAHFDPRSVRRTSRRHGLHTEASHRFERGVDPNGLEHVMRRAAQLLGTVAEAASAPSATDAHARRIAPVAISLRPGHVESLLGGPVPASEVRRVLEGVGCEIAPAEEGGWRVTAPTHRPDLGRPEDLIEEVARVRGYDHIPSALASMAPSADAGDRRYAIVRALREGAAAAGLFEAVNFAFCSRRDLELAKAPLDVVALSNPLSEERSVMRTSMLPGLLSDVVRAQRHQAPRALLFEVGRTYHPAPETPRRVVERPLLAVILSGPRELWVGDETAFDFWDGKGAVLAILRSVGLSGETVRDESLAETAPWLHPRRSARVVVGGRSVGVLGEVHPDVAEAFGATGRPVFGLLDIEAVVALTKAAGLPRARPLPRFPAVVRDLAVVVPEDTTSADVIAAISQAAPLAERAELFDVYRGKPVPEGRKSLAFRIAYRDPDATLTDARVEQVHAAVVQAIADRFGGALRA, from the coding sequence ATGAAGGCTTCGTACCAGTGGCTGCGCGAGCTCTCGGGCGTGGACGCGAGCCCGAGCGAGATGGCCGAGCGGCTGACGCGCGCGGGCGTCGAGGTCGAGACGCTCACCGCGTTCGGCGAGGGGCTCGATCGCGTGGTGGTCGCGGAGGTGCGAGGCAAGCGCCCGCATCCCTCGCGCGACAAGCTCACGCTCGTCCGCGTCTGGAACGGCAAGGAAGAGCGCGAGGTCGTCTGCGGCGCGCCCAACGTGCCGGAGCCCGGCGCGAAGGTGCTGCTCGCCGAGGTCGGCGCGAAGCTGCCGAACGGGATGGAGATCGCGGCGCGCGAGGTCGCGGGCGTGAGCTCGTCCGGCATGCTGTGCAGCGAGACCGAGCTCGGGATCGGCGCGGACTCCGACGGGATCGTCGTGCTCGAGCGCGCGAGCTCGGGCCGCGTGGGCGCGCCCGTCGTGGACGCGCTCAACCTGCGCGATCACGTCCTCGGGATCTCGCTCACGCCGAACCGGCCGGACTGCCTCGGGCACCTCGGGCTCGCGCGCGAGATCGCGATGCTCTTCGAGCAGCCCTTCGTGCTCCGCGCGCCCCCCGCGCCGCAGCGGCTGCTCTCGGTGGACTCCGCGGAGAGCGTCAGCCCGGTGGTCACGGTGCTCGATCCGTCGCGGCAGCACCCCGGCGAGACGCTCAGCCTCGTGCAGCCCGCGCCGGGCGCGCCGATCAACGTGCCGATCGCGATCCGCGATGCGGATCGCTGCTCGCGCTACCTCGGCCTCGTGCTCCAGCACGTGAACGTCCGTCCCGCGCCGTTCTGGATGCGCTACCGGCTGCACGTGCTCGGTCAGCGCTCGATCGACGCCGTCGTCGACGTGACGAACTGGGTGCTCTTCGAGACCGGACATCCGATCCACGCGTTCGATCTCGACACGCTGCGCGGGCCCGCGATCGTCGTGCGCACCGCGCGCGACGGCGAGCGCTTCACCACGCTCGACGGCATCGAGCGCGCGCTCTCGACCGACGATCTCGTGATCGCGGACGCCGAGGTCCCGGTCGCGCTCGCGGGCGTGATGGGCGGCGCAGCGAGCGGTGTGCGCGCGAAGACGCGCAACGTGCTGCTCGAGGTCGCGCACTTCGATCCGCGGTCGGTGCGCCGCACCAGCCGCCGTCACGGGCTGCACACCGAGGCGAGCCATCGCTTCGAGCGCGGCGTCGATCCGAACGGCCTCGAGCACGTCATGCGGCGCGCGGCACAGCTGCTCGGCACCGTCGCCGAAGCGGCGAGCGCGCCGAGCGCGACCGATGCGCACGCGCGCCGCATCGCGCCCGTCGCGATCTCCCTGCGCCCCGGCCACGTCGAGTCGCTCCTCGGCGGGCCGGTGCCCGCGAGCGAGGTGCGTCGCGTGCTCGAGGGCGTGGGCTGCGAGATCGCGCCCGCGGAAGAGGGCGGCTGGCGCGTCACCGCGCCGACGCACCGTCCCGATCTCGGCCGCCCCGAGGACCTCATCGAAGAGGTCGCGCGCGTGCGCGGCTACGACCACATCCCGAGCGCGCTCGCGTCGATGGCGCCGAGCGCCGACGCGGGGGATCGCCGCTACGCGATCGTCCGTGCGCTGCGCGAAGGCGCCGCGGCCGCGGGGCTCTTCGAGGCGGTGAACTTCGCGTTCTGCTCGCGCCGCGATCTCGAGCTCGCGAAGGCGCCGCTCGACGTGGTCGCGCTGAGCAACCCGCTCTCCGAGGAGCGCTCGGTGATGCGCACCTCCATGCTCCCCGGGCTGCTCTCCGACGTCGTTCGAGCGCAGCGGCACCAGGCGCCGCGCGCGCTGCTCTTCGAGGTCGGCCGCACCTACCACCCCGCGCCGGAGACGCCGCGTCGCGTGGTCGAGCGCCCGCTGCTCGCGGTGATCCTGAGCGGCCCGCGCGAGCTCTGGGTCGGCGACGAGACCGCGTTCGACTTCTGGGATGGCAAGGGCGCGGTGCTCGCGATCCTGCGCTCGGTGGGCCTGAGCGGCGAGACCGTGCGCGACGAGTCCCTGGCGGAGACCGCGCCGTGGCTGCACCCGCGGCGCAGCGCGCGCGTCGTCGTGGGTGGCCGCTCGGTCGGCGTGCTCGGCGAGGTGCACCCCGACGTCGCGGAGGCGTTCGGCGCGACGGGGCGTCCGGTGTTCGGCCTTCTCGACATCGAGGCGGTCGTCGCGCTCACGAAGGCGGCCGGGCTGCCCCGTGCGCGCCCGCTGCCGCGCTTCCCGGCCGTGGTCCGCGATCTCGCGGTCGTCGTGCCCGAGGACACGACCTCGGCGGACGTGATAGCCGCGATCTCGCAGGCCGCGCCGCTCGCCGAGCGCGCCGAGCTCTTCGACGTGTACCGCGGCAAGCCCGTGCCCGAAGGGCGCAAGAGCCTCGCGTTCCGCATCGCCTATCGCGACCCCGACGCGACGCTCACCGATGCGCGCGTCGAGCAGGTGCACGCCGCGGTCGTCCAGGCGATCGCCGATCGCTTCGGCGGCGCGCTGCGCGCCTGA
- a CDS encoding 2-dehydropantoate 2-reductase, protein MRIGILGAGTIGSYLGGRLSAAGHDVVLVGRPRVLDCIAKDGLVLEDLDGSRREALPRCASDPGALRDCEVVLITTKVADLEEAAASILRHASIAIGLQNGVEAPRILRQVLGAPRARAGIVSWNAVWRDERTLRRSTSGPVVIEQRGEDAIVLRVLAALDRAGIPAKGADPIEPVLWSKLLFNLNNAVNAISGVSLADELAQRGWRRVVSACQREGLDALREAGISPVRLGGTMDPRFASRMLLVPDVIFRALAGRVVKIDAAARSSMADDLARGRKTEIAYLQGAIVELGEKVGVPTPVNRRVVEAIRRMERGEPAGVTAEQLLAS, encoded by the coding sequence ATGCGGATCGGCATCCTCGGCGCCGGCACGATCGGCTCGTACCTGGGCGGGCGGCTGTCGGCGGCGGGCCACGACGTGGTGCTCGTCGGGCGCCCGCGCGTGCTCGACTGCATCGCGAAGGACGGTCTCGTCCTCGAGGATCTCGACGGGTCGCGCCGTGAGGCGCTCCCGCGCTGCGCGAGCGATCCCGGCGCCCTGCGCGACTGCGAGGTCGTGCTGATCACGACGAAGGTGGCGGACCTCGAGGAGGCCGCCGCGTCGATCCTCCGGCACGCCTCGATCGCGATCGGCCTGCAGAACGGCGTCGAGGCGCCGCGCATCCTCCGGCAGGTGCTCGGTGCGCCGCGCGCGCGTGCGGGCATCGTCTCGTGGAACGCGGTCTGGCGCGACGAGCGCACGCTGCGTCGCTCGACGAGCGGACCGGTGGTGATCGAGCAGCGCGGCGAGGACGCGATCGTGCTGCGCGTGCTCGCGGCGCTCGATCGCGCGGGGATCCCTGCGAAGGGCGCCGACCCGATCGAGCCGGTGCTCTGGAGCAAGCTGCTCTTCAACCTGAACAACGCGGTGAACGCGATCAGCGGCGTGTCGCTCGCGGATGAGCTCGCGCAGCGCGGATGGCGTCGCGTGGTCTCGGCGTGTCAGCGCGAGGGGCTCGATGCGCTGCGCGAGGCGGGCATCTCGCCGGTGCGCCTGGGCGGCACGATGGACCCGCGCTTCGCGTCGCGGATGCTGCTGGTGCCCGACGTGATCTTCCGCGCGCTCGCGGGCCGCGTCGTGAAGATCGACGCCGCGGCGCGCAGCTCGATGGCGGACGATCTCGCGCGCGGTCGGAAGACGGAGATCGCGTACCTGCAGGGCGCGATCGTCGAGCTCGGCGAGAAGGTCGGCGTGCCCACGCCGGTGAACCGTCGCGTCGTCGAGGCGATCCGGCGGATGGAGCGCGGCGAGCCCGCAGGCGTCACGGCGGAGCAGCTGCTCGCGAGCTAG
- the infC gene encoding translation initiation factor IF-3 has protein sequence MRPRFDPRAQRAAFSGPRTNHRIRVPEVRVIGAEGEMLGVLPTHEALRLAKEKELDLVEVNPKGMPPVCKIMDFGKFKYEEKKKENEAKKRQIQVELKEVKLRPKTDDHDMDVKTRHVRRFLEEGNKVKVTCRFRGREITHPETAERQLIEIIEKTRDIGVIEQPPRMEGKTMTILIAPKPEIRARVAAQAAQAAKKAAERPPAKVANGQSKGAPVDEDLDDEDDDDEDDEDDDDDE, from the coding sequence ATCCGACCCCGCTTCGACCCGCGCGCCCAGCGCGCCGCCTTCTCCGGCCCTCGTACGAATCACCGCATTCGCGTCCCCGAAGTCCGTGTCATCGGCGCCGAGGGCGAGATGCTCGGTGTCCTTCCGACTCACGAGGCGCTCCGTCTCGCGAAGGAGAAGGAGCTCGACCTCGTCGAGGTCAACCCGAAGGGCATGCCGCCGGTCTGCAAGATCATGGACTTCGGCAAGTTCAAGTACGAGGAGAAGAAGAAGGAGAACGAGGCCAAGAAGCGGCAGATCCAGGTGGAGCTCAAGGAAGTGAAGCTCCGCCCGAAGACGGATGATCACGACATGGACGTGAAGACCCGTCACGTCCGCCGCTTCCTGGAAGAAGGAAACAAGGTGAAGGTCACGTGCCGCTTCCGCGGTCGCGAGATCACGCACCCCGAGACGGCCGAGCGTCAGCTCATCGAGATCATCGAGAAGACGCGCGACATCGGCGTCATCGAGCAGCCCCCGCGCATGGAGGGCAAGACGATGACGATCCTGATCGCGCCGAAGCCCGAGATCCGCGCGCGCGTCGCGGCCCAGGCCGCGCAGGCTGCGAAGAAGGCCGCCGAGCGCCCGCCGGCGAAGGTCGCGAACGGCCAGAGCAAGGGCGCCCCCGTCGACGAAGACCTCGATGACGAGGATGACGACGACGAGGACGACGAAGACGACGACGACGACGAGTGA
- the pheS gene encoding phenylalanine--tRNA ligase subunit alpha — protein sequence MSDAVQKFEEGLARVAAGFETTFAQCPDESSLRAAAAKLIGGSGEVTQLLKLMPQLPGDRRKELGQRANALKNAVQSAFDARLEGLARAARQAELDAPPIDPSLPGRGLARGALHPITRTIDALLDVFASIGFEVTDAPEIELADFNFTRLGFPPDHPATDMQDSFFVAGGEIGAPGVKRFEDQVLLRTHTSNAQVHEMSRRRTIPIACISAGKVFRRDDDATHSPMFHQIEGFWVDRGISFAHLKGVLTTFVKRMFGEQVPVRFRPSYFPFVEPGGELDVGCTICRPYDEPGSEAQRARTDACRVCKSTGWLEVLGCGMIHPVVFEHCGWDPKEVTGFAFGMGIDRIAMLRHNVGDIRLLYENDIRFLSQL from the coding sequence ATGAGCGACGCGGTCCAGAAGTTCGAAGAAGGTCTGGCTCGCGTCGCTGCGGGCTTCGAGACCACCTTCGCCCAGTGCCCCGACGAGAGCTCGCTGCGCGCCGCCGCAGCGAAGCTGATCGGCGGCAGCGGCGAGGTGACGCAGCTCCTGAAGCTGATGCCGCAGCTCCCCGGCGATCGCCGCAAGGAGCTCGGCCAGCGCGCGAACGCGCTCAAGAACGCGGTGCAGTCCGCGTTCGACGCGCGCCTCGAGGGGCTCGCGCGCGCAGCGCGCCAGGCGGAGCTCGACGCGCCTCCGATCGATCCGAGCCTGCCCGGTCGCGGCCTCGCGCGCGGCGCGCTGCACCCCATCACGCGCACGATCGACGCGCTGCTCGACGTGTTCGCGTCGATCGGCTTCGAGGTCACGGACGCGCCCGAGATCGAGCTCGCGGACTTCAACTTCACACGGCTCGGCTTCCCGCCCGATCACCCTGCGACCGACATGCAGGACAGCTTCTTCGTCGCGGGCGGAGAGATCGGCGCGCCGGGCGTCAAGCGCTTCGAGGATCAGGTGCTGCTGCGCACGCACACCTCGAACGCGCAGGTCCACGAGATGTCGCGCCGTCGGACGATCCCGATCGCGTGCATCTCGGCGGGCAAGGTGTTCCGCCGCGACGACGACGCGACCCACTCCCCGATGTTCCATCAGATCGAGGGGTTCTGGGTCGATCGCGGGATCTCCTTCGCCCACCTCAAGGGCGTGCTCACGACGTTCGTGAAGCGGATGTTCGGCGAGCAGGTGCCGGTGCGCTTCCGCCCGAGCTACTTCCCGTTCGTCGAGCCGGGCGGCGAGCTCGACGTCGGCTGCACGATCTGTCGTCCCTACGACGAGCCGGGCAGCGAGGCGCAGCGCGCGCGCACCGACGCGTGCCGCGTGTGCAAGAGCACCGGATGGCTGGAGGTGCTGGGCTGCGGGATGATCCATCCCGTCGTCTTCGAGCACTGCGGCTGGGACCCGAAGGAGGTCACGGGCTTCGCGTTCGGCATGGGCATCGATCGCATCGCGATGCTCCGCCACAACGTCGGCGACATCCGGCTCCTCTACGAGAACGACATCCGGTTCCTCAGCCAGCTGTAG
- a CDS encoding integration host factor subunit alpha — protein sequence MTKAEIIDSVYERVGGFSKKEAAEVVEAVFEEMKEVLAQGEKIKISGFGNFVVRAKKQRVGRNPQTGEPIPISARRVLTFKPSQVLKATLNPHKSSGSGTFVAPTANTGASSSGT from the coding sequence ATGACCAAGGCCGAGATCATCGACAGCGTCTACGAGCGCGTCGGAGGCTTCTCGAAGAAGGAAGCCGCCGAGGTCGTGGAAGCGGTGTTCGAGGAGATGAAGGAAGTCCTCGCCCAGGGCGAGAAGATCAAGATCTCCGGCTTCGGCAACTTCGTCGTCCGGGCGAAGAAGCAGCGCGTAGGTCGGAACCCGCAGACCGGCGAGCCGATCCCGATCAGCGCCCGCCGCGTGCTGACGTTCAAGCCGAGCCAGGTCCTCAAGGCGACGCTGAACCCGCACAAGTCGAGCGGCTCGGGAACCTTCGTCGCACCGACCGCGAACACCGGCGCGAGCTCGTCGGGCACCTGA
- the rplT gene encoding 50S ribosomal protein L20: MPRAKRGFKARRRRNRIFKHAKGFYGARGRIFGDAVEQVRNAWQDAFRARRAKKRDFRRLWIVRINAGARTHGLSYSRLVSSLKKANIALDRKILADLALRDPGAFKAVVDAAR, encoded by the coding sequence ATGCCGCGCGCGAAGAGGGGCTTCAAGGCCCGCCGTCGTCGTAACCGCATCTTCAAGCACGCCAAGGGCTTCTATGGCGCCCGTGGCCGCATCTTCGGCGATGCCGTCGAGCAGGTGCGCAATGCCTGGCAGGACGCGTTCCGCGCTCGTCGCGCGAAGAAGCGCGACTTCCGCCGCCTGTGGATCGTCCGCATCAACGCGGGCGCCCGCACCCACGGCCTCAGCTACTCGCGCCTCGTCTCGTCGCTGAAGAAGGCGAACATCGCGCTCGACCGCAAGATCCTCGCGGATCTCGCGCTTCGTGACCCGGGCGCGTTCAAGGCGGTGGTCGACGCCGCTCGCTGA